The following coding sequences are from one Diachasmimorpha longicaudata isolate KC_UGA_2023 chromosome 6, iyDiaLong2, whole genome shotgun sequence window:
- the LOC135163420 gene encoding uncharacterized protein LOC135163420 isoform X1, with product MGDPNYSDYLLEYGSNAMDTLVKQEPAQPLEIGSSSASVPIPGGHRGTRGVYDQFSPSPLAVFSNWGTRPDQDDTQYKIDSDPLDIGFKMEDDDIFQVDKADLFQGPTLAELNANDDILLGDINFDELLQTEDRLQPLRSDTNIMQTSGPLISGGPANFASSSFPQSTILYRNCQPYAATSGFNFNGVGFIDNLEAVSPPAYPSPSTSNLAGSLDSCYDVGSSTASSSTSPHPIVRPTTQSTLHELLMRKAENVPTSPIYNPMDTSPMETTTTQIKPSRLSTSAPTQTMGLEQLWARREPRQHLLSTSSMGVVEAGSTSSVSTGGALSPDPLGHIEGIGQIDPLSHDEEYEDSDDDSDHYYDTSDNESGGSDGEDQSSIKGSSEGRESKHSKKEKYFWQYNVQAKGPKGQRLVARARLEDPHVLNQATDPVFSPDCALRGIKHSGKARKGDGNDLTPNPRKLFSIGRELDKLARVINDMTPVSELPFTARPKTRKEKNKLASRACRLKKKAQHEANKIKLHGLEHEHKRLIHGISQMKNTLGKKLAERNAEHQEELTRQMDKIVKLATKGNPFVSEVRIANHSTDFVNKVLDKVKSGVSDGGIDDF from the exons ATGGGGGATCCGAATTACTCGGATTATTTGCTCGAGTATGGTAGTAATGCAATGGATACTCTGGTGAAGCAAGAGCCTGCTCAGCCACTGGAGATCGGATCGTCGTCGGCCTCAGTTCCCATACCTGGAGGACATCGAGGTACACGAGGGGTTTATGATCAATTTTCACCTTCTCCGCTTGCTGTCTTCTCGAACTGGGGGACCAGGCCCGATCAGGATGACACGCAGTACAAAATTGATTCCGATCCGCTGGACATTGGATTTAAAATGGAAGatgatgatatttttcaagtggATAAGGCCGATTTATTTCAGGGGCCCACGTTAGCTGAACTTAATGCCAATGATGATATTCTTCTGGGGGATATCAATTTCGATGAGCTGCTGCAAACTGAAGATCGACTGCAGCCTCTCAGAAGTGATACCAACATCATGCAGACCAGCGGACCCTTGATCAGTGGAGGGCCGGCTAACTTTGCGTCCAGCAGCTTCCCACAGTCGACTATTTTGTACAGGAATTGTCAGCCTTATGCTGCTACCTCGGGGTTCAACTTCAATGGGGTTGGATTCATTGACAATCTTGAGGCTGTTAGTCCACCTGCCTATCCCAGCCCTAGTACCAGTAATTTAGCAG GATCTCTGGATTCGTGTTACGATGTAGGTAGTTCAACCGCCAGTTCATCAACGTCCCCTCACCCCATCGTAAGACCGACAACTCAGTCAACCCTCCATGAACTCCTCATGAGAAAAGCTGAGAATGTACCCACCAGTCCCATCTACAACCCGATGGACACATCTCCGATGGAAACTACTACAACTCAGATAAAGCCCTCCAGGCTTTCCACGTCAGCTCCTACACAGACGATGGGATTGGAGCAGCTGTGGGCCAGGCGAGAGCCTCGGCAACATCTCTTGAGTACCAGTAGCATGGGAGTTGTCGAGGCTGGTTCCACCAGCAGTGTAAGCACTGGCGGGGCACTCAGTCCAGATCCTCTGGGACACATCGAGGGGATTGGACAGATTGACCCACTCAGCCATGATGAGGAATATGAGGACAGTGATGATGATAGCGATCATTACTACGATACTAGTGACAACG AGAGTGGTGGAAGTGATGGTGAGGATCAAAGCAGTATTAAAGGAAGCAGTGAGGGACGAGAATCAAAACACAGCAAGAAGGAGAAGTATTTCTGGCAGTACAATGTGCAAGCTAAGGGACCTAAAGGCCAAAGACTGGTGGCACGTGCTCGTCTAGAGGATCCACATGTCCTCAATCAGGCCACTGATCCCGTTTTTAGCCCTGATTGTGCACTCAGGGGTATAAAGCACAGTGGTAAAGCCAGAAAGGGCGATGGAAACGATCTCACACCGAATCCTCGAAAATTGTTCAGCATCGGAAGGGAATTAGATAAATTGGCTCGTGTGATCAATGACATGACACCAGTTTCAGAGTTGCCATTCACTGCTAGGCCAAAAACAAGAAAGGAGAAGAACAAGTTGGCTTCTAGGGCCTGTAGATTGAAGAAGAAGGCACAGCACGAGGCGAATAAGATTAAATTGCATGGGTTGGAACATGAACACA aaCGTCTGATTCATGGAATATCGCAGATGAAAAATACCCTGGGGAAAAAACTCGCAGAACGAAATGCGGAGCATCAGGAGGAACTCACGCGACAGATggataaaattgttaaattagCTACAA AGGGTAATCCATTTGTTTCAGAAGTACGTATTGCAAACCACTCAACTGATTTTGTCAATAAAGTCCTCGACAAAGTAAAATCGGGGGTTTCTGATGGTGGAATTGACGACTTTTAG
- the LOC135163420 gene encoding uncharacterized protein LOC135163420 isoform X4, translating to MGDPNYSDYLLEYGSNAMDTLVKQEPAQPLEIGSSSASVPIPGGHRGTRGVYDQFSPSPLAVFSNWGTRPDQDDTQYKIDSDPLDIGFKMEDDDIFQVDKADLFQGPTLAELNANDDILLGDINFDELLQTEDRLQPLRSDTNIMQTSGPLISGGPANFASSSFPQSTILYRNCQPYAATSGFNFNGVGFIDNLEAVSPPAYPSPSTSNLAGSSTASSSTSPHPIVRPTTQSTLHELLMRKAENVPTSPIYNPMDTSPMETTTTQIKPSRLSTSAPTQTMGLEQLWARREPRQHLLSTSSMGVVEAGSTSSVSTGGALSPDPLGHIEGIGQIDPLSHDEEYEDSDDDSDHYYDTSDNESGGSDGEDQSSIKGSSEGRESKHSKKEKYFWQYNVQAKGPKGQRLVARARLEDPHVLNQATDPVFSPDCALRGIKHSGKARKGDGNDLTPNPRKLFSIGRELDKLARVINDMTPVSELPFTARPKTRKEKNKLASRACRLKKKAQHEANKIKLHGLEHEHKRLIHGISQMKNTLGKKLAERNAEHQEELTRQMDKIVKLATKVRIANHSTDFVNKVLDKVKSGVSDGGIDDF from the exons ATGGGGGATCCGAATTACTCGGATTATTTGCTCGAGTATGGTAGTAATGCAATGGATACTCTGGTGAAGCAAGAGCCTGCTCAGCCACTGGAGATCGGATCGTCGTCGGCCTCAGTTCCCATACCTGGAGGACATCGAGGTACACGAGGGGTTTATGATCAATTTTCACCTTCTCCGCTTGCTGTCTTCTCGAACTGGGGGACCAGGCCCGATCAGGATGACACGCAGTACAAAATTGATTCCGATCCGCTGGACATTGGATTTAAAATGGAAGatgatgatatttttcaagtggATAAGGCCGATTTATTTCAGGGGCCCACGTTAGCTGAACTTAATGCCAATGATGATATTCTTCTGGGGGATATCAATTTCGATGAGCTGCTGCAAACTGAAGATCGACTGCAGCCTCTCAGAAGTGATACCAACATCATGCAGACCAGCGGACCCTTGATCAGTGGAGGGCCGGCTAACTTTGCGTCCAGCAGCTTCCCACAGTCGACTATTTTGTACAGGAATTGTCAGCCTTATGCTGCTACCTCGGGGTTCAACTTCAATGGGGTTGGATTCATTGACAATCTTGAGGCTGTTAGTCCACCTGCCTATCCCAGCCCTAGTACCAGTAATTTAGCAG GTAGTTCAACCGCCAGTTCATCAACGTCCCCTCACCCCATCGTAAGACCGACAACTCAGTCAACCCTCCATGAACTCCTCATGAGAAAAGCTGAGAATGTACCCACCAGTCCCATCTACAACCCGATGGACACATCTCCGATGGAAACTACTACAACTCAGATAAAGCCCTCCAGGCTTTCCACGTCAGCTCCTACACAGACGATGGGATTGGAGCAGCTGTGGGCCAGGCGAGAGCCTCGGCAACATCTCTTGAGTACCAGTAGCATGGGAGTTGTCGAGGCTGGTTCCACCAGCAGTGTAAGCACTGGCGGGGCACTCAGTCCAGATCCTCTGGGACACATCGAGGGGATTGGACAGATTGACCCACTCAGCCATGATGAGGAATATGAGGACAGTGATGATGATAGCGATCATTACTACGATACTAGTGACAACG AGAGTGGTGGAAGTGATGGTGAGGATCAAAGCAGTATTAAAGGAAGCAGTGAGGGACGAGAATCAAAACACAGCAAGAAGGAGAAGTATTTCTGGCAGTACAATGTGCAAGCTAAGGGACCTAAAGGCCAAAGACTGGTGGCACGTGCTCGTCTAGAGGATCCACATGTCCTCAATCAGGCCACTGATCCCGTTTTTAGCCCTGATTGTGCACTCAGGGGTATAAAGCACAGTGGTAAAGCCAGAAAGGGCGATGGAAACGATCTCACACCGAATCCTCGAAAATTGTTCAGCATCGGAAGGGAATTAGATAAATTGGCTCGTGTGATCAATGACATGACACCAGTTTCAGAGTTGCCATTCACTGCTAGGCCAAAAACAAGAAAGGAGAAGAACAAGTTGGCTTCTAGGGCCTGTAGATTGAAGAAGAAGGCACAGCACGAGGCGAATAAGATTAAATTGCATGGGTTGGAACATGAACACA aaCGTCTGATTCATGGAATATCGCAGATGAAAAATACCCTGGGGAAAAAACTCGCAGAACGAAATGCGGAGCATCAGGAGGAACTCACGCGACAGATggataaaattgttaaattagCTACAA AAGTACGTATTGCAAACCACTCAACTGATTTTGTCAATAAAGTCCTCGACAAAGTAAAATCGGGGGTTTCTGATGGTGGAATTGACGACTTTTAG
- the LOC135163420 gene encoding uncharacterized protein LOC135163420 isoform X2 encodes MGDPNYSDYLLEYGSNAMDTLVKQEPAQPLEIGSSSASVPIPGGHRGTRGVYDQFSPSPLAVFSNWGTRPDQDDTQYKIDSDPLDIGFKMEDDDIFQVDKADLFQGPTLAELNANDDILLGDINFDELLQTEDRLQPLRSDTNIMQTSGPLISGGPANFASSSFPQSTILYRNCQPYAATSGFNFNGVGFIDNLEAVSPPAYPSPSTSNLAGSLDSCYDVGSSTASSSTSPHPIVRPTTQSTLHELLMRKAENVPTSPIYNPMDTSPMETTTTQIKPSRLSTSAPTQTMGLEQLWARREPRQHLLSTSSMGVVEAGSTSSVSTGGALSPDPLGHIEGIGQIDPLSHDEEYEDSDDDSDHYYDTSDNESGGSDGEDQSSIKGSSEGRESKHSKKEKYFWQYNVQAKGPKGQRLVARARLEDPHVLNQATDPVFSPDCALRGIKHSGKARKGDGNDLTPNPRKLFSIGRELDKLARVINDMTPVSELPFTARPKTRKEKNKLASRACRLKKKAQHEANKIKLHGLEHEHKRLIHGISQMKNTLGKKLAERNAEHQEELTRQMDKIVKLATKVRIANHSTDFVNKVLDKVKSGVSDGGIDDF; translated from the exons ATGGGGGATCCGAATTACTCGGATTATTTGCTCGAGTATGGTAGTAATGCAATGGATACTCTGGTGAAGCAAGAGCCTGCTCAGCCACTGGAGATCGGATCGTCGTCGGCCTCAGTTCCCATACCTGGAGGACATCGAGGTACACGAGGGGTTTATGATCAATTTTCACCTTCTCCGCTTGCTGTCTTCTCGAACTGGGGGACCAGGCCCGATCAGGATGACACGCAGTACAAAATTGATTCCGATCCGCTGGACATTGGATTTAAAATGGAAGatgatgatatttttcaagtggATAAGGCCGATTTATTTCAGGGGCCCACGTTAGCTGAACTTAATGCCAATGATGATATTCTTCTGGGGGATATCAATTTCGATGAGCTGCTGCAAACTGAAGATCGACTGCAGCCTCTCAGAAGTGATACCAACATCATGCAGACCAGCGGACCCTTGATCAGTGGAGGGCCGGCTAACTTTGCGTCCAGCAGCTTCCCACAGTCGACTATTTTGTACAGGAATTGTCAGCCTTATGCTGCTACCTCGGGGTTCAACTTCAATGGGGTTGGATTCATTGACAATCTTGAGGCTGTTAGTCCACCTGCCTATCCCAGCCCTAGTACCAGTAATTTAGCAG GATCTCTGGATTCGTGTTACGATGTAGGTAGTTCAACCGCCAGTTCATCAACGTCCCCTCACCCCATCGTAAGACCGACAACTCAGTCAACCCTCCATGAACTCCTCATGAGAAAAGCTGAGAATGTACCCACCAGTCCCATCTACAACCCGATGGACACATCTCCGATGGAAACTACTACAACTCAGATAAAGCCCTCCAGGCTTTCCACGTCAGCTCCTACACAGACGATGGGATTGGAGCAGCTGTGGGCCAGGCGAGAGCCTCGGCAACATCTCTTGAGTACCAGTAGCATGGGAGTTGTCGAGGCTGGTTCCACCAGCAGTGTAAGCACTGGCGGGGCACTCAGTCCAGATCCTCTGGGACACATCGAGGGGATTGGACAGATTGACCCACTCAGCCATGATGAGGAATATGAGGACAGTGATGATGATAGCGATCATTACTACGATACTAGTGACAACG AGAGTGGTGGAAGTGATGGTGAGGATCAAAGCAGTATTAAAGGAAGCAGTGAGGGACGAGAATCAAAACACAGCAAGAAGGAGAAGTATTTCTGGCAGTACAATGTGCAAGCTAAGGGACCTAAAGGCCAAAGACTGGTGGCACGTGCTCGTCTAGAGGATCCACATGTCCTCAATCAGGCCACTGATCCCGTTTTTAGCCCTGATTGTGCACTCAGGGGTATAAAGCACAGTGGTAAAGCCAGAAAGGGCGATGGAAACGATCTCACACCGAATCCTCGAAAATTGTTCAGCATCGGAAGGGAATTAGATAAATTGGCTCGTGTGATCAATGACATGACACCAGTTTCAGAGTTGCCATTCACTGCTAGGCCAAAAACAAGAAAGGAGAAGAACAAGTTGGCTTCTAGGGCCTGTAGATTGAAGAAGAAGGCACAGCACGAGGCGAATAAGATTAAATTGCATGGGTTGGAACATGAACACA aaCGTCTGATTCATGGAATATCGCAGATGAAAAATACCCTGGGGAAAAAACTCGCAGAACGAAATGCGGAGCATCAGGAGGAACTCACGCGACAGATggataaaattgttaaattagCTACAA AAGTACGTATTGCAAACCACTCAACTGATTTTGTCAATAAAGTCCTCGACAAAGTAAAATCGGGGGTTTCTGATGGTGGAATTGACGACTTTTAG
- the LOC135163420 gene encoding uncharacterized protein LOC135163420 isoform X3 has product MGDPNYSDYLLEYGSNAMDTLVKQEPAQPLEIGSSSASVPIPGGHRGTRGVYDQFSPSPLAVFSNWGTRPDQDDTQYKIDSDPLDIGFKMEDDDIFQVDKADLFQGPTLAELNANDDILLGDINFDELLQTEDRLQPLRSDTNIMQTSGPLISGGPANFASSSFPQSTILYRNCQPYAATSGFNFNGVGFIDNLEAVSPPAYPSPSTSNLAGSSTASSSTSPHPIVRPTTQSTLHELLMRKAENVPTSPIYNPMDTSPMETTTTQIKPSRLSTSAPTQTMGLEQLWARREPRQHLLSTSSMGVVEAGSTSSVSTGGALSPDPLGHIEGIGQIDPLSHDEEYEDSDDDSDHYYDTSDNESGGSDGEDQSSIKGSSEGRESKHSKKEKYFWQYNVQAKGPKGQRLVARARLEDPHVLNQATDPVFSPDCALRGIKHSGKARKGDGNDLTPNPRKLFSIGRELDKLARVINDMTPVSELPFTARPKTRKEKNKLASRACRLKKKAQHEANKIKLHGLEHEHKRLIHGISQMKNTLGKKLAERNAEHQEELTRQMDKIVKLATKGNPFVSEVRIANHSTDFVNKVLDKVKSGVSDGGIDDF; this is encoded by the exons ATGGGGGATCCGAATTACTCGGATTATTTGCTCGAGTATGGTAGTAATGCAATGGATACTCTGGTGAAGCAAGAGCCTGCTCAGCCACTGGAGATCGGATCGTCGTCGGCCTCAGTTCCCATACCTGGAGGACATCGAGGTACACGAGGGGTTTATGATCAATTTTCACCTTCTCCGCTTGCTGTCTTCTCGAACTGGGGGACCAGGCCCGATCAGGATGACACGCAGTACAAAATTGATTCCGATCCGCTGGACATTGGATTTAAAATGGAAGatgatgatatttttcaagtggATAAGGCCGATTTATTTCAGGGGCCCACGTTAGCTGAACTTAATGCCAATGATGATATTCTTCTGGGGGATATCAATTTCGATGAGCTGCTGCAAACTGAAGATCGACTGCAGCCTCTCAGAAGTGATACCAACATCATGCAGACCAGCGGACCCTTGATCAGTGGAGGGCCGGCTAACTTTGCGTCCAGCAGCTTCCCACAGTCGACTATTTTGTACAGGAATTGTCAGCCTTATGCTGCTACCTCGGGGTTCAACTTCAATGGGGTTGGATTCATTGACAATCTTGAGGCTGTTAGTCCACCTGCCTATCCCAGCCCTAGTACCAGTAATTTAGCAG GTAGTTCAACCGCCAGTTCATCAACGTCCCCTCACCCCATCGTAAGACCGACAACTCAGTCAACCCTCCATGAACTCCTCATGAGAAAAGCTGAGAATGTACCCACCAGTCCCATCTACAACCCGATGGACACATCTCCGATGGAAACTACTACAACTCAGATAAAGCCCTCCAGGCTTTCCACGTCAGCTCCTACACAGACGATGGGATTGGAGCAGCTGTGGGCCAGGCGAGAGCCTCGGCAACATCTCTTGAGTACCAGTAGCATGGGAGTTGTCGAGGCTGGTTCCACCAGCAGTGTAAGCACTGGCGGGGCACTCAGTCCAGATCCTCTGGGACACATCGAGGGGATTGGACAGATTGACCCACTCAGCCATGATGAGGAATATGAGGACAGTGATGATGATAGCGATCATTACTACGATACTAGTGACAACG AGAGTGGTGGAAGTGATGGTGAGGATCAAAGCAGTATTAAAGGAAGCAGTGAGGGACGAGAATCAAAACACAGCAAGAAGGAGAAGTATTTCTGGCAGTACAATGTGCAAGCTAAGGGACCTAAAGGCCAAAGACTGGTGGCACGTGCTCGTCTAGAGGATCCACATGTCCTCAATCAGGCCACTGATCCCGTTTTTAGCCCTGATTGTGCACTCAGGGGTATAAAGCACAGTGGTAAAGCCAGAAAGGGCGATGGAAACGATCTCACACCGAATCCTCGAAAATTGTTCAGCATCGGAAGGGAATTAGATAAATTGGCTCGTGTGATCAATGACATGACACCAGTTTCAGAGTTGCCATTCACTGCTAGGCCAAAAACAAGAAAGGAGAAGAACAAGTTGGCTTCTAGGGCCTGTAGATTGAAGAAGAAGGCACAGCACGAGGCGAATAAGATTAAATTGCATGGGTTGGAACATGAACACA aaCGTCTGATTCATGGAATATCGCAGATGAAAAATACCCTGGGGAAAAAACTCGCAGAACGAAATGCGGAGCATCAGGAGGAACTCACGCGACAGATggataaaattgttaaattagCTACAA AGGGTAATCCATTTGTTTCAGAAGTACGTATTGCAAACCACTCAACTGATTTTGTCAATAAAGTCCTCGACAAAGTAAAATCGGGGGTTTCTGATGGTGGAATTGACGACTTTTAG
- the LOC135163426 gene encoding peroxisomal N(1)-acetyl-spermine/spermidine oxidase, which translates to MNMAASTSESVDDRYPCKICIIGGGMAGLSAANHLLKNNENDFVILEARGRIGGRIVATEIGGEKVELGANWIHGVLGNPIFELAMANGLIDIVRCPKPHKVVAATEDGKQLPFPVLQEIYEAYVCFLRRCEEYFLSAYNPPNGITSVGAHVALETDLYLSSLPEDKRPIRQLLFDCLLKRETCITGCDSMEDVDLLEMGSYAELQGGNISLPGGYSAILEPIAKHIPKEKILLRHVVEKIRWQETRNENEKNCTYNNNNCIEIICENGKKVVAEQVLCTLPLGVLKHRIKDLFEPQLPNYKADATDRLMFGTVDKIFLEYQRPFLNPDISEVMLLWDDRGLPEEERQDISKTWHRKIYSFTKLSDTLLLGWISGKEAEYMETLSSTEVADVCTTILRKFLNDPFVPAPKGCICTSWHSQEYTRGSYTAMAVGASQLDIEALAEPIYSPQERKKILIAFAGEHTHSSFYSTVHGAYLTGRTAAQSLLDSRISEKQALSINCEETSDLSSWIQGISLN; encoded by the exons ATGAACATGGCGGCATCCACTAGTGAATCGGTGGATGACCGATATCCCTGCAAAATATGCATTATTGGTGGAGGAATGGCTGGTTTATCAGCGGCTAATCATTTACTCAAAAATAACGAGAATGATTTCGTTATCCTCGAGGCGAGGGGTCGTATTGGCGGACGAATAGTAGCTACTGAAATTG GTGGTGAAAAAGTCGAACTTGGAGCCAACTGGATTCACGGAGTCCTGGGGAATCCCATTTTCGAGTTGGCAATGGCAAACGGTCTAATAGACATAGTGCGATGTCCAAAGCCCCACAAAGTAGTGGCAGCCACCGAGGACGGTAAGCAGCTGCCATTTCCAGTCCTCCAGGAAATATACGAGGCCTACGTTTGCTTCCTTCGACGATGTGAGGAGTACTTTCTCAGTGCCTACAATCCCCCCAACGGGATCACAAGTGTCGGTGCTCACGTAGCCCTGGAAACCGATCTCTATCTCTCGTCTCTACCCGAGGACAAGCGACCTATTCGCCAACTATTATTCGATTGTCTCCTGAAAAGGGAAACATGTATAACTGGCTGTGATAGCATGGAGGATGTGGATTTACTGGAGATGGGATCGTACGCTGAGCTCCAGGGTGGCAATATAAGTCTCCCAGGCGGCTATAGTGCCATCCTCGAGCCCATCGCCAAGCACATTCCGAAGGAAAAAATCCTCCTTCGCCACGTGGTGGAAAAGATTAGGTGGCAAGAGACTCGCAACGAGAACGAGAAGAATTGTACttacaacaacaacaactgcATAGAGATAATATGTGAGAATGGAAAGAAAGTTGTTGCTGAGCAGGTCCTCTGTACCCTCCCCCTCGGGGTTCTTAAGCACAGGATCAAGGATTTATTTGAGCCACAGCTGCCGAATTACAAGGCAGATGCCACCGACAGACTGATGTTTGGGACTgtagataaaatatttctagaATATCAGAGGCCATTTCTCAATCCTGACATATCAGAGGTCATGTTACTTTGGGACGATCGAGGGCTGCCTGAGGAGGAGCGCCAGGACATCAGTAAAACCTGGCACAGGAAAATATACTCCTTCACCAAATTATCGGATACTCTCTTGTTGGGATGGATCAGCGGAAAGGAGGCGGAGTACATGGAGACGTTGAGCTCCACTGAAGTTGCTGATGTTTGCACAACCATTCTGAGGAAGTTCCTGAATGATCCCTTTGTCCCGGCACCCAAGGGCTGTATCTGCACTTCCTGGCATTCACAGGAGTACACGAGGGGATCTTATACTGCCATGGCTGTAGGTGCCAGTCAGCTGGACATTGAGGCACTGGCTGAACCGATTTACTCGCCCCaggagagaaagaaaatccTCATTGCTTTTGCTGGGGAACACACTCATTCTTCGTTCTACAGCACTGTTCATGGGGCATACTTAACTGGTCGTACTGCTGCACAGAGTCTACTAGATTCTAGGATAAGCGAAAAACAGGCGTTAAGTATTAACTGCGAGGAGACGAGTGACTTGAGCTCCTGGATCCAGGGGATCTCACTCAATTGA
- the LOC135163424 gene encoding protein TAPT1 homolog produces the protein MTRINNKQETMSDDGEGIVEGQQTEIPGEKHIRFRGDGKTVRNVEDRVQALDPEENRQEESEGLEVPPKRGVSIFEFVKTELTRGYQLEHDEERFSARREKIYSFMKIPREVEKFMSYGFFQCADSFLFVYTFLPLRFLMALWAIISRPLKHCLRGKKGARKKGERFLRPAEVCDLLKGVVVVGCWAAISKVDTSMMYHLVKSQSVIKLYIFYNMLEVGDRLFSAFGQDTIDALLWTATEPRSRSQSTHRQPLGTLPHLLFALIYVLLHSILVLFQATTLNVAINSSNKALLTIMMSNNFVELKGSVFKKFDKNNLFQLACADVRERFHLTMLLLAVSLQTMKEYAWRADRLVVLLPDCILLLVAEILVDWVKHAFITRFNELRSTVYRDYTVNLAYDMAQTRQETAFSDPSDLVARRMGFIPLPLSVAIGKVLCTTLTTSAKPANLLLFFLGYLILVALRVLNSLIILGKACDLISSHTSKNNVNPEKSPVRRMQRSTSVVDQKNPNCTMAMFSNSAVSLNNVCLNEGLLSNDKVQSNSEEFSTKHVVRAESEPLLPQ, from the exons ATGACTAGAATCAACAACAAACAAGAGACAATGAGTGATGATGGTGAGGGCATTGTTGAGGGACAGCAGACGGAGATTCCTGGGGAGAAGCACATCAGGTTTAGGGGCGATGGCAAGACCGTCAGGAATGTGGAGGACAGAGTCCAGGCGTTGGACCCTGAGGAGAATCGTCAGGAGGAGTCAGAGGGGCTTGAGGTACCTCCGAAACGTG GTGTGTCAATCTTCGAATTCGTCAAGACTGAGCTCACGAGGGGCTACCAATTGGAGCATGACGAGGAGAGGTTCTCAGCgaggagagagaaaatttattcattcatgaaGATTCCTAGGGAGGTCGAAAAATTTATGtcttatggatttttccag TGTGcagattcatttttatttgtttacacTTTTTTACCGTTAAGATTTCTTATGGCTCTGTGGGCAATCATCAGTCGACCCCTCAAGCATTGTTTGAG AGGGAAGAAAGGTGCTCGAAAAAAGGGAGAACGGTTTTTACGTCCAGCTGAAGTCTGCGATTTACTGAAAGGGGTTGTTGTAGTGGGTTGTTGGGCAGCCATAAGCAAAGTCGACACATCGATGATGTATCATTTGGTCAAGAGTCAGTCGGTTATaaaattgtatattttttataacatgCTGGAGGTCGGGGATCGGCTATTTAGTGCATTTGGACAGGACACTATTGATGCTTTACTGTGGACAGCCACTGAGCCAAGGTCGCGGTCACAGTCCACGCATCGACAGCCGCTGGGAACCCTTCCACACTTGCTGTTTGCATTGATCTACGTCT TATTACACAGCATTCTCGTACTGTTCCAAGCTACGACTCTGAACGTCGCGATAAACAGCAGTAATAAAGCTCTCTTGACAATTATGATGTCGAACAAT TTTGTAGAATTGAAAGGCTCTGTCTTCAAGAAATTCGacaagaataatttatttcaactaGCCTGTGCGGATGTCAGAGAGAGGTTTCACCTGACGATGCTTCTCCTAGCTGTGAGTCTACAGACGATGAAAGAATATGCGTGGAGAGCTGATCGCCTAGTCGTTCTCCTTCCTGATTGTATACTTCTGCTTGTTGCTGAAATTCTTGTGGATTGG GTGAAACACGCCTTCATCACGCGCTTCAACGAGCTCCGCTCCACTGTGTACCGTGACTACACTGTGAATTTAGCCTATGACATGGCCCAAACCCGCCAGGAGACCGCGTTTTCCGACCCCTCGGATCTTGTGGCTCGTCGAATGGGCTTCATCCCCCTGCCCCTCAGCGTAGCCATAGGTAAGGTTCTCTGCACAACTCTGACTACATCAGCCAAGCCTGCCAACCTCCTCCTCTTCTTCCTGGGGTATTTGATCCTGGTGGCCCTCAGGGTTCTTAACAGCCTCATCATCCTGGGGAAGGCCTGCGACTTGATCTCTTCTCACACAAGCAAGAACAACGTTAATCCTGAAAAATCACCTGTTCGGAGGATGCAGAGGTCCACCAGTGTTGTGGATCAGAAAAATCCCAACTGTACAATGGCAATGTTTTCAAACTCAGCTGTCAGTCTCAACAACGTCTGCCTCAACGAGGGTCTGCTGAGTAACGACAAAGTACAGTCCAATTCTGAGGAATTTTCCACTAAACATGTGGTCAGAGCTGAGAGTGAGCCTCTCCTCCCTCAATGA